The genome window TCTCCGCCACGGAGCCGCGCACGTACACCCGGCCGGCCTCGATCAGCCGGGCGGCGTGCTCCCGGGACCGGGCGAGCCCGCGGCGCACCAGCTCCCGGTCGAGCCGAACCCGGGTCACGGCGCGTCCGGCCCGGGCTCGCCGACCGAGGCGAGCACCGCCTCCAGACCGGCGAGCACCTCCTCGAAGATCGCCACATGCCCGGATACGGGCGTGTCGCCCAGCCGCTCCAAGGGCGCGAGCACGGCCGCGATGCCGTCCGCCGGCTCGCCCGTGCGCGGCGCACCGCCGCTGTCCGTCATCGGTCCCTCCGTCACTCCGCCGTCCCGGCGGGGCCACGGCCCCGCGCGCCCCCGATCGCCTCGGCACCACCGGACGGTGGCCCCGTCCGGGGTCCCCCGTCCCGGCCGCCTCCCGCCGGCTCCCGCCCGGCGGACGGCCGCGCCGCGGGCCGGCCCCGGACCGCGCCGCACCGCCGGGAGATCCGGGCGGCCGGGGCGCCGTCCGGCCTGCTCAGGCCGCGGGCGAGGCGGGCCTGTCCTTGATTGCCCAGGGCGTCCATGTGAAAGCTAGTGTCTCAGACAGGGGCATCCCGTGGTTCCGGCGGAAGAGAGGGTGGGCGTGATGGCGACCGTCGAGGAGTGCCGGGCGGCGCTGCAGCGGCTCGTCGAGCAGTTCGAGGAGATCAGCCCGGAGGACCGGGCCAAGCACGTGGTCGACCGGACCGTCGCCTGCCTCATCCCCGATCTCGGGGTCACCTTCTACGGGCGCGTCCACCCCGACGGCCTGGAGCCGTTCGGGGAGGAGCCGCCGCCGGACGGGCGGCCGGTGGACGTCAAGCTCACCCTCACCAGCGAGGACCTGATCTCGATGGTCAACGGCGAGCTCGACATGGCCCGGGCCATCCTCGGCGGCCGGGTCAAGATCGACGCGAGCCTCGGCGACCTGCTCCGGCTGCGCCGGCTCCTCTGACCGGGCCGCGCCGGCTCCCCTGATCCGATCGCCCGCCCCGTTCTCCCCCGGCCCGGCCGGCCCCGCCGGTGGATCCGCCGCCGCGCCGGCGGACGGCGGCCAGGGTGGCCGCCGTCACAGCCCGGTCGCCATGAGCGCCGGTTTCACCGCGTCCTCGTCGGCACGGCCCTCCCCCGCGGCCTCCCACGCGGCCGCGCAGGCGGCGCGCAGCCCGTCGAGCGGGGTCCCGTCGCCGGTCAGCTCGAGCCGCCCGTCCCGCCAGGCCGCGGTCCAGCCGCCGCACCGCCACCCGTCCGCGTCCCGCCGTACCGGCACCGGCGGCTCCAGCAGGCCGCGCAGGTCCGCGGCGATGTGCGTGGGCCGGTGGCGGGGCCCGGCGGTGAGCAGGTCGAGCGGGCCGGTCACCCCGGTCAGCACGAGCAGGCTGTCCACCCCGGCCCGGGTGGCGGCCTCGATGTCGGTGTCGAGCCGGTCCCCGACGATCAGCGGCCGCCGGGCGCCGGTGCGGAGGATCGACTCGCGGTGGAGCGGCGGTTCCGGTTTGCCGGCCATCACCGGTTCGACCCCGGTGGCGGTCGCGATGACCCGGCTCATGGCTCCGTTCCCCGGGTACTCGCCGCGGCCGGTGGGCATCGTCGTGTCCCCGTTGGCCGCCACGAACCAGGCGCCCTGCCGGACCGCGAGCGCACCCTCGCAGAGCAGCCCGTAGGAGATCCCCGGCCACATGCCCTGGACCACGGCGGCCGGGGACTCCAGGGCCGTGGTCACCGGCCGCAGCCCGTGCGCCCGTACGGCCATGCGGAGCCCCATGCCGCCGACCACGAGCACGGCCGAGCCCGGCGGCACCCGCTCGGCCACCAGCCGGGCCGCGGCCTGCGCCGAGGTCACCACGTCGTCAGCGCACGCGGGGATCCCCAGCTCGGTGAGGTGCGCGGCGATCGCGGCCGGAGTCCGGGAGGCGTTGTTCGTCACGAAGGCGAGCCGCAGCCCGCGGCGCCGGGCCTCGGCGAGCGCCTCCGGTGCCCCGGGCACCGCGTGGCCGCCCAGGTAGACGACCCCGTCGAGGTCGAGCAGGAGCGTGTCGTAGGCGTCCACGAGCGCCGGCGACCGCGTCATGCCCGCCTCGCCCGCAGCATCGCCCGCACCTGCCGGAGCGCCGAGACGTAGTGCTGGAGGTCGGGGCGCATCGCCGCCGCGATGGCGAGCGGCTCGTACGCGCCCTCGATGTCCCCGGTGCGCCACAGGGACATGCCAAGCCCGAAGTACGCGTAGTCCTCGACCGGGTTGGCGTCGACGATGATCCGGAAGCTGTCGGCCGCCTCGGCGTACCGGCGCGAGTTGAACTGCGCCCGCGCCAGCGCCTCACGGATGCTGCGCGAGTTCGGCTCTGCCTGCGCGGCCCGCTCGAGCAGGGCGGCGGCCGCGGCCGGGCTGCCGGATTCGAGCAGCTTCACACCCCGCCTGAACCACTCGTACACGCCTCCTGACGGGGCGCCGGGCTCTTCGCCGGGGGATCCGGGCGCTCCGTTTCGTTCCTGCGTCATGGGGTAAGGCCTCCTGCGCTGCTACGTGGTCGCCAGGCGTCGGTGACCGACGACCGGGTTGCCTCGGACCCGGCCCGCAAACTCCGGGGAGTCTGGACCGTATGGCAACATGCCCGTTATGAACAATTCCGAACGGACGTCTCTTGAACTTCGTCCGTTCCGCGGTGTCAGGTTCGCGGTCGAGGACCTCGCGGCCGTCACCTCCCCGCCATACGATCTCATCGGCCCCGGCGCCCTGCGGGAGTTGCTCAGCCGTCATCCCAACAACGTGGCGCGGCTGATCCTTCCCGGCTCCGGCCACTACGAGGAGGCGGGCGAGACGCTGCGGAGGTGGCTCGCCGACGGGGTGCTCACCGTGGACGATCACCCCGCGCTGTACGTGTACGAGCAGAGCGGGGCCGGCTTCACGCAGCGCGGCCTCATCGGGGCGCTGGGCCTGGGGTCGGGCGCGGTGCTGCCGCACGAGGACGTCATGCCCGGCCCCGTCGCCGACCGGCTCGCGCTCATGCGGGCCACCGAGGCCAACCTGGAGCCGATCTTCCTGATCTACGAGGGCGGGGGAACGGCCTCCCGGCTCGTCGAGGAGGAGGCGGAACGGCGGTCCCCCATCGCCGACGTCACCACCCCGGACGGGGTGCGCCACCGGCTGTGGGCGATGATCGACCCCGCCGCCATCGCCGCCGTCGCCGAGGACCTCAAGGGCCGCCGCGCGCTCATCGCCGACGGCCACCACCGGTACGCCACGTACGAGGCCCTGCGGCGCGAGCGCCCCGGGCCCGGCCCCTGGGACCATGGGCTGGCCTACCTGGTCGACTCGGCGCTCTACCCGCCGCAGATCAGCGCGATCCACCGGGTGATCCCCGGGCTGCCGCTGGAGGACGCGGTCAACCGGGCGAAGGGCGCGTGCCAGGTCCACGAGTTCTCCTCGCTGGAGGCCGGCCTGCAGGCGCTCGAGGCCGCGAAGGAGCCGGCGTTCCTGCTCGCCGGGCAGGGCCCGGCCGCCCACCTGCTCACCGACCCGGACCCGCTGCAGCTCGAGCACGCCATGCCCGCGGAGCGCTCCGCGGAGTGGCGGGCGCTGCCCACCTCGATCCTCACCTGCTTCCTGCTGCCCAAGGTCTGGGGGATCCAGGACGGCGAGGAGACGGTCCAGGTGGTCCACCACGACCCCCTGGCGGCGGTGGAGCTCGCCCGGCGAAAGGACGGCACCGCGGTGCTGCTCAACCCGATCCGGTTCCCGGACGTGCTCGCGATCGCGGCCCAGGGCGAGCGGGTGCCGCGGAAGTCCACCTCGTTCGGGCCGAAGCCGCGCACCGGCCTGGTCATGCGGCTATTCGCCGCGGGCTGATCCCCCGCGCACCCGGCCATCACGTCCCGGGCCGCCCGTGACGCCGGTGGCGCCCGGCCTTTCCATCGCGGTGAAGGAAATCCGGGCTTCCCCATATACCCGGGGGTGACCGTGCGTCATTACTCTGGGGTTCGATGGACGGATCACCGCTCTTGTAAAGAGGAACGGTCGAGTTTCAGGGGTGGACAGTGGAGAACGTGAGGCCGATCGGCGCCGACGTCTACGAGATCGACACCCGGATGGCCGGATGCCCCGGCGTCACCGCCGGCTATCTCATCCTCGCCGATCGTCCGTGTCTGATCGAGACGGGAACCTCGACATCCACCCCGACCGTGCGGAAGGCCCTCTCCGCGCTCGGGATCGGCCCCGACGACCTGGCGACGGTCGTCGTGACGCACATCCACCTCGATCACGCTGGCGGGGTGGGCGACATCGCCGCCGCCTACCCGTCGGCCGAGATCGTCGTGCACGAGCGGGGCGCCCGGCACCTCGCCGATCCCTCCCGCCTGCTGGCGAGCGCGCGGATGGTCTGGGGTGACAAGCTGGACACGCTCTTCGGCACCCTCCGGCCGACGGAGGCGTCCCGCATCCGGGCGCTCGGCGAGACCGGCACCATCGACCTGGGGTTCGGCAGGCACCTGTCGTGCTACTACACCCCCGGCCACGCCAAGCACCACGTCGGGCTGCTCGACTCGCTCACCGGGGACCTGTACGTCGGCGACGCGGCCGGGGTCTACCTCCCGGAGACCGGCGACCTGCGCCCGGCCACCCCGCCGCCGGACTTCGATCTCGACGCCGCCCTCAAGTCGATCGACCTGTTCCGGTCCCTCCAGCCGGAGCGGGTGCTCTTCACCCACTACGGGCCGGTCGAGGACGTGCAGCCGATCCTCGAACGGGCGGCCGAAGAGCTGCGCATCTGGGTGGACCTCACCAAGCAGGCCAAGGCCGAAGGGCTCGACCTCGACCACGCGGTGGCCATGGTCCGCGAGAAGACCAAGCAGCGGTACAAGACCACCGAGGGCGACCCGACCCTGCAAGGGCTGGAGACGCTGACCGGCGCCGAGGCGAACGTCGCCGGGATCATGCACTGGCTGGACCGCACCCAGCAGGGCTGATCCGCGCCGCCGGGCCGATCCCCCGCACCGGGCGGATCTCCCGGCGCCGGGCCGGCCTCGCCTCGGGCCGGCCGCGCATCCGGCCGGCCTCGAATCGGGCCGATCCGCGCCACCGCCGGGCCGTACCGCGCCCAGCCGGCCTGCGGCGGCCGCCGGACCGGGCCGCGTTAGCCGCCGGCGCGCCCAGGGCGCCGCGGTGCGGGACCCCGGACGCACGCCCGGCGGGGCAGGTACGGCACCGCGCCCGTCACCCGGCCGGTCCCGGCACGTCCTCCGTGCCGGCATCGCCCGATTCGCGCAGCCGAAGCGGCGCGGAGCCCGGACACCACGGGCGTCTCCGGGAACGTCTCCCGCGAGAACCGTGCCGTGGCGAGGCCGTGCCGCGGCCGCCCGGAGGGCCGATCGGCGGCCGGCCGGGGTTCAGCCCGCCTGCCCGCCGGCCTCTGCCGCGCGGTCGCCGCCGCGCACGGCCGGTACCGGCACGCCTTCGGCGCGGGCATCACCCGCGGCGCCGCCGGCGGTGCCGTCCGCGCCGCAGCCGCCCTCGGCCGTCTCGCCAGGGTCGCCGCAGGCCGTCTCACCACCGTCGCCGGCGGCGGTATCACCGCGGCCGCCGGCCGTCGCACCGCCGTTCGTCTCGCCGCCGGCCGTCGCACCGTCCTCACCGGCGGTGCCGTCCGCACCGGGGCCGGTCGCCTCGTCGCCGTCGCCCCCGGTGGCCTTCTCGCCGCCGTCGCCGGCGTGCGGCGCCCCATCACCGGGCTCCGGCTCCCCGCCGGGCTCCTCCCCCTCTGGGCCCTGCTCGCCGGGCTCGCCCGCGGCGTCCTCCGCGAGATCCTCCTCGATGTCCTCGATCACCAGGCCGGTCAGCTCGGCGTACCGCTCGGCGGCGTCGGTCTCCCCGTGCTCGTCGAACGCCATCGCCCGGGCGAACCACTCGACCGCCGCGGCCTCCTTCCCGGCGTCGGCGAGCGCGTCGGCGTACGCGAAGGCCAGCCGGGCGGACCACGGCCTCGGCTCCGGGTCGCGCAGCTCGGGCACCCGCTGCAGCGTGATCACCGCGGCCTCGTACTGGCCGAGGTCCCGCCGCGCGCCGGACTCCACGATGGCGAGCTCGATCCGGCTCGCCCGGTCGAGCCGCTTGGGGTCGCCGGTGCGGATGACGTCGAGGGCCCGCTCCGGGCGGCCGAGCCCGCGCTCACAGTCGGCGATCATCGGCAGGTAGATGTCCGAGCCGGTGATGCGCCGCGCGGCGCGGAGGTCCGCGAGCGCCTCGGCGTACCGCCCGGCCCGGTAGGCGGCGATCCCGCTCGCCTCGCGGACCACACCGATCCGCGGGGCCATGCGGCGCGCCGTCTGGGCGTGCTCGTAGGCCCGCTCCGGGTCGTCCTCGCCCAGCGCCCGCCCGGCCGCGACCAGGTGCTTGGCGACCAGTTCGGCGCGCTCGAGCGGCAGGGAGCGCAGCTCCGCCCGCACCTCGCGATCGAGCTGGTCCGCCGACACGCCCGGCGGCAGCGGGGGAAGGTCCGGCTTGCGCCCGCGGCGTTCCTCCCGCCGGGACGGCCCGGCCGCCGCCCGGCCCGCGCCGCCGCGGGGATCCGCCTTGCGCGGCCGGCCGTGGCGGTCGGGGAACTCCCCGCGCCGGCGGTCACCGCCGGCTCCGCGCCCGCCGAAGGCCCGTCCGCCGCGGCCGCCGATCCCCCCGCGCCCGCGGAGGCCACCGTTCCCGCGCGGGCCGCCGCCTCCGGCCCGGTTCCGCCACGGCCCGCGCTCCCTGTCACCGCGGCCGCTACCGCCACGCCCGTTATCTCTGTTCACTTGGTGCCCTTCGCTGCTCACTGGCCGGTTCCGGCCATGCGTCATGGTCCCCGCCCACGGGGACCCTGCGCAGCCGATCGTGGAGCCGCCGGTTCCGGCCGAGCGCCGGAGTACCCGCTGAACGCCGTCGTCGTCTGCCCGGCTCGTGCTCCGCACCGAGCCCTGACGCTTCCGGTTCGACGCGATGAAGGCCACCCGTCCGCGGGTGGCCGACGGTTCAAGGGTAGCGCGCCGCGCGGCCGTGCCCGTCACCCGCGCGTCCGGCCGGGACGCGGGCGCGCCGGCGCCGGCCGGCCGCATCCGCACGCGGGACACGAGCCCGGAGCGGCCGGGCCCACGGCGCCGCGCGCGAGCGACGACGCAGGCCCGCCCGGCCGGCCGGGCGGGCACACGGCTCCGGCGGCCCCGCCGGAGGGCTCAGCCGACCTCGACGCCGCCGATCGTCTTCTTGCCCCGGCGGAGCACCAGGAACCGGCCGTGCAGCAGGTCGTCGGCGGTCGGCACGTAGTCCTCGTCCGTGACCTTCACGTTGTTGAGGTACGCGCCGCCCTCCCGGACCGCGCGCCGCGCCGCCGACTTCGACTCGACGATGCCGCTCGCCGCGAGCAGGTCCACGTACGGCGCGCCGAGCGCGGGCACCTTCGCCTTCGGCACCTCGTTGAGCGCGGCCTCGAGGGTCCGCTCGTCGAGCTCCTGGAGGGTGCCGTGCCCGAAGAGCGCCCGCGAGGCGGCGACGACCCGCTCCAGCTCCTCCCGGCCGTGCACCAGCGCGGTGACGTCCTCGGCGAGCGCGCGCTGCGCCTCACGCGCCGCGGGGCGCTCGGCCACGGCCTTCTCCAGCTCCTCGATCTCCTCGCGGGTGCGGAAGGTGAAGACCTTCAGCAGCCGCACCACGTCACGGTCGTCGGCGTTCAGCCAGAACTGGTAGAACGCGTACGGCGAGGTGAGCGCGGGGTCGAGCCAGATCGCCCCGCCGGCGGTCTTGCCGAACTTGGTGCCGTCGGCCTTGGTGATGAGCTTGCCGGTGAGGCCGTGGACGTGGGCGCCCTCCACCCGCCGGATCAGGTCGACCCCGGCCGTGATGTTGCCCCACTGGTCGCTCCCGCCGACCTGGAGCGTGCAGCCGTACCGCCGGTACAGCTCCAGGTAGTCGTTGGCCTGGAGGATCTGGTAGCTGAACTCGGTGTAGCTGAGCCCCTCCCCCTCCAGGCGGGCCGCGACCGACTCCCGGGCGAGCATCCGGTTGACCGGGAAGTGCTTGCCGATGTCCCGGAGGAAGTCGATCACTGACAGCTTCTCGGTCCACTCCAGGTTGCTGACGAGCAGCGCCGAGTTCGGCCCCTCGTCGAACGAGAGGAACTTCTCCACCTGCGCCCGGATCCGGGTCACCCACTCCGCGACCACCTCGACCGGGTTGAGCGCGCGCTCGGTGCTGCGGCCGCTGGGGTCCCCGATGAGGCCGGTGGCCCCGCCGACGAGCCCGATCGGCCGGTGCCCGGCCCGCTGGAACCGGGTCAGGATCAGCAGCGTGGCGAGGTTGCCGACGTGGAGCGAGGGTGCGGTCGGGTCGAAGCCCGCATAGACGGAGATCGGTCCCTCGGCAAGTGCCTTGCGCAGTGCGTTCGCATCGGTGGTCTGCGCGACGATGTCGCGCCAGTGGAGCTCATCGAGGATATCGGTCACGGTCCTGGCTCTCGCTTCGGTCAAGGAAGGTACGGCTTTGTCACGAACGTGCCTGATCAACAGACCCTATCGCGACTCGGCGGGCGCCGATGCCACCCGGCCCTCTGGCTGAATCTTTCACCGCGGGCACCGCTTCTGCCCGCCGTTTGCCCAGCTTACGGCGGGCCAAACCGGGCCCGGGCGTGCCCTCGGGCCGGCCGCTGGACGGGCCATACCGGGGTGACCTGCCATAGGGCGTATGCGTGGATTATCGAAGCGCCTGACCACGGCGGCCTGCGCCGGCGCGCTCACGCTGACCGGCGCGGCCGCGGTGACGGCGCCCGCGGCCGCCGCGGTGGGCTGCCGGGTGGACTACGCCGTCACCGCGCAGTGGCCGGGCGGGTTCACCGGCGACGTGACCGTGACCAACCTCGGCGATCCGATCAACGGGTGGCGGCTGACCTGGAGCTTCCCCGCGGGCCAGCAGATCACCCAGGCGTGGAACGCGACGGTGACGCAGAACGGGGCGCAGGTGACCGCCGCCGACGCGGGCTACAACGCCGCCATCCCCACCGGTGGGACCGTGTCGTTCGGCTTCAACGCCTCCTGGACCGGGAGCAACCCGGCGCCGTCGTCGTTCGCCCTCAACGGCACCACCTGCACCGGTTCGGCGAGCCCGACCACGAGCCCGACGGCCGGCCCGACCCCGACCGTCACCGCCACGCCCACTCCCCCGCCGGCCGCCGGGGCGCGGCAGATGGAGGACCTCGACCGGGGGCTGATCAGCGTCCGGGCGCCGGGCGGCAACCTGGTCTCCTGGCGGCTGCTCGGCACCGACCCGGCGGACGTGAGCTTCAACCTCTACCGGGGCTCGACCAGGATCGCCACGGTCACCGGCGCCACGAACTACCTCGACGCCGGCGCGCCGGCCGACGCCTCGTACACGGTGCGGCCGGTGGTGGGCGGGGTGGAGCAGGCCGCGTCCCGCCCGTCCATCCGGTTCACCGGCGGGAACTTCCTCGACGTGCCCATCCAGCCGCCGCCGGGCGGCACCACCCCGGACGGGGTCTCCTACACCTACACCGCCAACGACGCCTCGGTCGGCGACCTCGACGGCGACGGCCGGTACGAGTTCGTGCTCAAGTGGGAGCCGTCCAACGCCAAGGACAACGCCCAGTCCGGCTACACCGGCAACGTCTACATCGACGCCTACCGGCTCGACGGCACCCGGATGTGGCGGATCGACCTGGGGCGCAACATCCGGGCCGGGGCGCACTACACCCAGTTCCAGGTGTACGACTACGACGGGGACGGCAAGGCCGAGGTGGCGATGAAGACCGCCGACGGCACGGTCGACGGCACCGGGCGGGTGATCGGCAACGCCTGGGCCGACCACCGGAACTCGTCCGGGTACGTCCTCTCCGGCCCCGAGTACCTGACGATCTTCAACGGGCAGACCGGGGCGGCGATGGCCACGGTCGACTACGACCCGCCGCGCGGCTCGGTCTCCTCCTGGGGCGACTCGTACGGCAACCGCGTCGACCGGTTCCTCGCCGCCACCGCCTACCTGGACGGGCAGCGGCCATCGCTGATCATGAGCCGGGGCTACTACACCCGGACCGTGATCGTCGCGTGGGACTTCCGCAACGGCTCGCTCGTCCGGCGGTGGAAGTTCGACTCGGATGTGGCCGGCGGCCAGTACACCGGCCAGGGCAACCACAACCTGTCCATCGCCGACGTGGACGCCGACGGCAAGGACGAGATCATCTTCGGGGCGATGGCCATCGACGACGACGGCCGGCCGCTGTGGAACACCCGCAACGGGCACGGTGACGCCCTCCACGTGGGCGACCTCGACCCGAGCCGGCCCGGCCTGGAGGTGTTCAAGGTCAGCGAGGACGGGAGCAAGCCGGCCGCCTGGTTCGCCGACGCCCGGACCGGGCAGATCATCTGGAGCAACGCCCCCTGCGGGTGCGACAACGGCCGGGGCGTCTCCGGGGACGTCTGGGCCGGGAGCCCGGGCGCGGAGTCCTGGTCGTCCGCGGTCAGCGGCCTCTACGACACCCGGGGCCAGAACATCGGCCGCAAGCCCGGCTCGGCGAACTTCCTCGTCTGGTGGGACGGCGACCCGGTGCGCGAGCTGCTCGACGGCACCCACATCGACAAGTACGGCCCCGGCGGCGACACCCGGCTGCTGACCGCGTCGGGGGTGCAGTCCACCAACGGGACCAAGGCGACCCCCTCCCTCTCGGCCGACCTGTTCGGCGACTGGCGGGAGGAGGTGGTCTGGCCGACCACCGACAACCGGGCGCTGCGGATCTACGCCACCACGGACGTCACCGACCGGCGGATCCACACCCTGATGCACGACCCGCAGTACCGGGTGGCGATCGCCTGGCAGAACACGGCCTACAACCAGCCGCCGCACCCGAGCTTCTTCATCGGGGACGGCATGGCGACCCCGCCCAGGCCGAACATCTACGTGCGCTGACGGGGCACGTGCGGGCGGTACGGCGACACGGTCGGGTGGCCGTCCACCCAGAACCGCCAGGGGATCTCCCGCCCGGCCGAGACGCCGACGCGCGGCCCGCTCCGGATCAGCTCGGGGGAGACCGGCTCCCCGGTGAAGACCCGGACCGGCCCGGAGCCGCAGCAGTCGAGCCCGTTGTGCTCCCGGGTGAGCGCGAGGGCGACGGCGAGCCGGGCCGGCCCCCGGGCGAGGTCCCGGTCGGGGATGCTCCGCCCGCTGGGCGGGGCGTCCCCCTCCCCGGCTCCCCCGTCACCGGTGCCCCCGTTGACCGCGTTCCCGTTGCCCGCCGCGGCCCGGCGGGCCCGGGCCACCTCCGCGCCGCGGATCACCTCGCCAGCGCGGAGCAGCACCGCCGAGCCGGTGCCCTCCGGCAGGCACACGAGGTTGGCGCAGTGGTGCATGCCGTAGGTGAAGTACACGTACAGGTGGCCCGGCGCGCCGAACATCACCGCGTTCCGCTCGGTGCGCCCGCGGTACACGTGCGAGGCCGGGTCCTGCCCGGGCAGGCCGTACGCCTCGACCTCGGTGAGCCGGACCGCGACCGGCCCGTGCGCGATCACCCGGCCGAGCAGGTCCGGCGCGACCTCCTCGGCCGGCCGGTCGAAGAACTCACGGTCGAGCGGGTCCCCGATCAGCTCTCCGAATTCGCCCATGCCGCCTGCTCGTCGACGATCTCGCGCAGCGCGGCGACCTGCTCCCGCACCCGGTCGGGGGCGGTGCCGCCGTAGGCGCTGCGGGCCGCGAGCGCGCCGCGCACGCTGAGCACGTCCCGGACGCTCGGGGTCCCCTCGGGCAGGCCCGCCGCGTCCGCGGCGAAGTGCGGGGAGACCTTGGCCAGCTCCTCGTCGGTGAGGTCGCCGAAGTCCTTGTCGTTGACCTGGCAGTACACCACCAGGTGCCCGACCGCCTCGTGCGCCTCGCGGAACGGCACCCCGCGGCGCACCAGCAGCTCGGCGAGGTCGGTGGCGAGAGCGAACCCGTCGGGCGCGCTCGCCTCCAGCCGCGCGGTGTTCACCCGCATCGTGGCGACCATGCCGGCCATCGCGGGGAGCACGAGGAGGAGGGTGTCGACCGCGTCGAACACCGGCTCCTTGTCCTCCTGCAGGTCCCGGTTGTAGGTGAGCGGCAGGCCCTTGAGCGTGGTGAGCAGGGACATGAGCGAGCCGATGAGCCGGCCGCTCTTGCCCCGGGCGAGCTCGGCCACGTCGGGGTTCTTCTTCTGCGGCATGATCGAGGAGCCGGTGGCGTAGGCGTCGTCCACCTCGATCCACCGGAACTCCTGCGAGGCCCACAGCACGATCTCCTCGCCGAGCCGGGAGATGTGCACGCCGAGCATGGCCGCGCAGAACAGGAACTCGGCGGCGAAGTCGCGGTCGGCGACCGCGTCCATCGAGTTCGGCGCCGGAGCGTCGAACCCGAGCTCGGCGGCGACCGCGGCGGGATCCAGGGGGAGCGAGGAGCCGGCGAGCGCCCCGGAGCCGAGCGGGCAGACGGCGGCCCGCTTGTCCCAGTCCCGGAACCGGTCCACGTCCCTGGCGAGC of Thermobispora bispora DSM 43833 contains these proteins:
- a CDS encoding DNA-3-methyladenine glycosylase; protein product: MGEFGELIGDPLDREFFDRPAEEVAPDLLGRVIAHGPVAVRLTEVEAYGLPGQDPASHVYRGRTERNAVMFGAPGHLYVYFTYGMHHCANLVCLPEGTGSAVLLRAGEVIRGAEVARARRAAAGNGNAVNGGTGDGGAGEGDAPPSGRSIPDRDLARGPARLAVALALTREHNGLDCCGSGPVRVFTGEPVSPELIRSGPRVGVSAGREIPWRFWVDGHPTVSPYRPHVPRQRT
- the argH gene encoding argininosuccinate lyase yields the protein MADNKPLRLWGGRFEGAPSDALTRLSVSVQFDWRLAPYDLLASRAHARVLHRAGLLTQDELDRMLRALDDLDRACRSGEFRPTVADEDVHTALERGLLERLGSLGGKLRAGRSRNDQIATDLRLYLRDHVRTIVSRVVELETALINQAEQHADTPAPGMTHLQHAQPISFGHQLLAHVHALARDVDRFRDWDKRAAVCPLGSGALAGSSLPLDPAAVAAELGFDAPAPNSMDAVADRDFAAEFLFCAAMLGVHISRLGEEIVLWASQEFRWIEVDDAYATGSSIMPQKKNPDVAELARGKSGRLIGSLMSLLTTLKGLPLTYNRDLQEDKEPVFDAVDTLLLVLPAMAGMVATMRVNTARLEASAPDGFALATDLAELLVRRGVPFREAHEAVGHLVVYCQVNDKDFGDLTDEELAKVSPHFAADAAGLPEGTPSVRDVLSVRGALAARSAYGGTAPDRVREQVAALREIVDEQAAWANSES